CCCTAAGGCCGATTCCCGCACGTCTTCAACAAAATCTTTAACGACTTGTAAATTAACATCCGCTTCCAAGAGCGCTCGCCGAACTTCTTTGAGGGCGTCCTGAATGTTCGACTCCGAAATTTTAGTCTGACCTCGGAGGGTTTTCCAGGCGGATTCAAGCCGATCTGATAGGGCTTCAAACATAGCGGGTTACCTATTTGCAGATAATTATTTTGACATAGGAGCGGTAGACGCCGCTACTTAGACGAAACCGTGGCAGAGGAAGGAGTCCTCGTCACGGCAGACGTAGACTGTTTCTCCAGAACCGTCTGATAATAGCCTTCCAATTGCCGAGTCGCTGCTGCCCAGCCCCACCGTTCTGCTTCTGCTCGGGCATTACGGCGAATGGTTTCTCGCTCTTCGGAATTAGCGAGTAAACGTTGGGTGGCTTGGATAAAGTCTTGATCACTAGTGGGGTCAAACAGATATCCGTTGGCCTCATCTTCGACAATATCGGTAATGCCGCCAGAGCGAGCGGCAACCACGGGACATCCCGCAGCCATGGCTTCCAGGAGCACCAATCCTAAGGTTTCGGTTCGAGAGGGGAACATAAAGCAATCAGCAGAGGCAAAGGCCGAAGCCAAGGTTGTGCCAGACATATACCCAGCAAAATAGGTCTTTGTACCCGCGAAATGCTTCTCCAGATCCTGACGATAGGGACCATCCCCCACCAATGCGAGGCGAGCCGAGGGCATGGCATCCAAGATCAACTTGATGCGGTCGATTTCTTTCTCGGCAGAGAGTCGGCCCACATAGAGAAGCAAGGGCGCATCTGGATTTCCTTGACTGAGCAGCATGCGCATATCCGCCGACGCTAACTCTGGCTGAAAGGTATCAATATCCACCCCGCGCTGCCACAGGGCCAGACGTTCAATTCCCTGTTCCCCCAGCTCTTCTACCATGGCATTCGAGGTACAGAGGTTTAAGAGGGCCTGATTATGCCCCGCTTTGAGCATTTCCCACAGCACCCCTTCAAACATACCTAAGCCGTAGTACTTCAAATAGTGGGGCAAGTGGGTATGGTAAGACGCGACCAAGGGGATGTGGTGCATCTTACTAAAGAATAATCCAGCTAATCCCAGCACCGCCGGATTGACCACATGGACGAGATCGGGCTGAAACCGAGTCAGGGCATCTCCAATAGAGGGACGAGGGAGCGCTAATTTCAGTTCAGGATAGAGGGGGAGGGGAAAAGCAGAAACACCATGAACTTGGGCTCCCTTATATTCCGTGATGCCACCATCGGGTGAGAAAACTAAAACTTGGTGACCGTCTTGTTGTAAATGGGCAACCGTATGACAGAGGCGGGTGACGATTCCATCTACCTTAGGCAGGAAGGTTTCAGTAAAAAAGGCAATTCGCATGGATACAGTTGCATCGAAAGGAGCAATGGAACATCCCAGAAGAGGGTCTGGCGTCCCAGGATACGGTGTGGCCTTTAGGCCTTCTTCTCAAAGTACCAGGAAGTCGGAATGTTTAGAACTGCTTTCTAGGAGAACCAACTAGCGGGCGGTGAGGGAATCGAAGGGAAAGTCTTATCGATTAAGCCGTTAAGCCTTGCACACAGGCTTCCACTTCAGCGGCTTGGGTGGGTAAAGCCGACGTTAAGACCTGGCATCCCTCGGCCGTGACCAGCACATCATCTTCAATTCGAATTCCACGGACATCTTCAAATTGGGCCAGTCGATCCCAATTGACACAATCCCGATACTGCTGGCGGAGGTTAGGGTTCTGGAGCAGAGCAGGAATTTGGTAAAAGCCGGGTTCAATGGTGACCAGCATCTGAGGGCGTAAGGGCCGATCTAAACGCAGATAGCGTAACCCCCTGCGATCGCATCTCTGTCTCCCCGGTGCATAGCCTGCCAAGTCCCCTAAATCTTCCATGTCGTGCACATCCAACCCTAGTAGGTGGCCAATCCCATGGGGGAAAAACAGCGCATGAGCATCCCGGTCTACCAGGGCTTCAGGCTGTCCCTTGAGAATGCCGATCTCGACCAGACCCGAGGCAATGGTCTGAGCCGCCAACAGATGCAGATCGCGAAATTCTACCCCAGGTCTGATGGCGGCAATACAAGCATCATGAGCCGCCAGGACCAGGTCATACAGATCACGCTGGGTGGCAGAAAACTGTCCTGATACTGGCCATGTTCGGGTAACATCGGCAGCCCAGCCTAGGGGCGTTTCTGCCCCAGCATCCACTAACAGCAATTCGCCCGGTGCCAAGGCATGGGGATAAGCATCGTTATGAAGGACTTCGCCGTGAACTGTGACAATGCTGGCATAAGCCGTCGAGCATTGGTGGGCCATCATCACGAACTCAATTTCGGCTCGAATCGCTGCTTCAGAGGCGTGATTAAGGGTTGATCTCATCCCATGCAAATGAGCTGCCACCGTAATGTCGGCCGCCTGCTGTAGCTGGGCCAGAGCAAACTCATCCTGCTGTAGCCGCAATTGAATAAGGGCATTCGCTAGATGATAATCCCGGTTGCCCTCCTGATCCTGACTCTCTTGAATCGGCGGAATAGGACGTCCTAGCCACTCGATTTGCTGTTGATGGGTCGCTGATGAGGGGACAGGCAAGGTAGCTGCATGGCTTGCCCAGCTAGAGACCGCAGAGAGAGGTAAGTGAGTCTCAGCCCCGATCTGATCTGCGATTTCGGCTCGACTCAAGCTCGGACCATGCCATAGGGCGGCATCGGGGTGGGGCTCATCCCAAAATAAGGTCAGCTGACCCGCCTCTAGGCCAATCACCGCATTTTGTAGGGGCAATCCAGCCAAGTACAAAAAATGACTGCTGGCACGAAAGGGAAACTGATTGGCAGCAAAGTTGCGGGGAGGGGCTACTCCAGACCAGAACAGTGCTTTACCTTGGAACTGTTGTCCTAGCTGGTGGCGTCTATGGCGTAAACAAGACTGATCTGTGGGGGTTAACACCCTTACCTCGTTCTCACATTCGGAAATTTACGAGCCGTATTGCCAATATAAAGAAAAGACAGCCCCGCAATCAAAGCGCCAACTAACCATTTAATCGTCTGTTTGAAGAGTTGAGCCGGTTGTCCAGAGGCTCGATTGATCTGGCTTTGCAAGCTAGCCAAATTCGATTTGAGTTGCCCTAAGACGCCTGCTTTAATCGTTTCTTGATCCCGCCCTTCCGTCAACTGCGGCTGAAATTTTTGTGCCCATTCCGCCACTTCTGCCGCCGGGGCCTCACTCAAACGCTGCTCCAGATTTTTAATGTCCGCCGCTTGTTTCACCAAGGCTGCGCTGGTGGTCTGGTTCTGTCTCCCTAATCGGAGGCTATCGGAAATCCCTAAAGGAATCATCAGACAGTAAATCACGCCAATAATGATGGCTAAAGCAGGTATCACCTGAAAGCAGAACCGATCCAGGGACTGACGGAATCGACGCCCCCCAGAGATCACCAATGCAAAGCCAATCAGCGGCACGGGAGACCGCTCAACCAAGCTACCAATGGTTTCTAATTCCCAGGCTGGATCTTGCAGCTGGGGCGGAATTAAAAGAGCCAAGGTATCCACTAAGGTCAATAGCAGCAGCCCATAGCCTGCGATCCGCAATACAAAGGTAGACAGCCACTGATTCTTACTGGGCGGTGCAGGCGTCGATGGAGCAGGTTGTTGTTTTGCCATGGATAATCAGTTCTCGTACAGTACAGGACAGATAAGCCACCTCACTTGCTAAAGACTCAGGTTAGGCATGCGATTTCGCCACCATTCATGCCAGGATAACCAATTTGATTCCAAAATAGAGAAAACTTGCTGAGGGGGCTGCTGATTCAAGGGCATCGACAGATGCATCCAAAGACAGCGATCGTCAATATAGTCTCGGCCCAGCAGATACCAATGGCTATTCCAATTGTGGATAAAATGCCCCTCTTCCACCGTCCCTAATCCCCCTGGATCCAGACAGGCACTCAAGTAAGCTCGATCCCCATGGGTATAGACGGCATAGTAGTTCGCTCCTTGCTGGCGCACTTGCAGCTGAGGTAAAGGCTGCAGGGCTTGATCTGCAATCGGGTAATTTTCTAGAAAGCGGAGCAAGTCCCCGGTGGTACCCGTCACATAGCTCATGTCAATTTGAAGATCCAGACCTTGGACTAGATATTGATATTGATGCTGAGCCAGGATTTCAGAATAGGCATTGCCTTGTTGCCCCGGACGGGCCTGGCTGCGGTTTAGGGTTGCCTGCTTCAGGGGCACCTGTTGAGGAAACTGAAAGGGTTGGCGATCCAGGGTCATGGCCTTCCACAAGATTCCGGCTTGAACCACTACCGCGCCCGCCAGCACGGGTGCAACGGTCAGCAACCGCCATCGAGGCAAGGTCGCTGGGGTACTCGAGGTGCTGCCCGTCTTGGGCGTATCCTTGCGATGGAGAAGAAAGACACAAAAGCCCGCAAAGATCAGCATGGCTAGCACGGGAAAAAGATTCGAGCCTTCCCCTTCATGCCAATAGTGAAAAGCCTCTTGATAGTCGGATGCGGCCAACAGGGTCATCACGCTTAAGCGAATCACATTCACCCCATAGGCTAAGCCCACGCCCACACAAGGCACCACCAGCTTCTCCCACCCGCGAGTGGGCACCATCACCAGAAAGATGAGGGACAGTCTCAGGAGTTCCAGCATCGCCTTAAGCCCCGAGCAGCCTCGATAGACCTCAATGCCGCCTCCAGGCAGGAGAACAAACACCCCCTGGCGCTTCACCTCCACCCCTACGTACCAGAGCATTGCCGTTGTGGATTGGGCCGCCACTTCACTAATGTTGATGATTTGATCGGTCCATTGGGCCAAAATCCCTTCGGGGAGGGCTAAGACCAACAAAACCCCCAGCTCTCTACGATAGGTGCCCAAGCGCTTGGCACTGGAGGCTAATAGCCCCAACCCCAAGCAAAAGAGAAAAGGCTGAATCCGCACAAACGGATCGTAGTCAGGCATCACCCAACTTTTATACCAGGCCCAAGCAATCAGTAGACATCCAGCAGCCGTTGAATAGGGTTCGCTGCGCAAGGGCAAACCCTGGCGTCGCGTCCAAACCGAATAGGAAACAATGGCCCAACAGAGACCCATAATGGCGACCAAATCGGCATTCCGGGTGTGTATCCACGCCAAGCTCAAGTTGAGAAGCGCTAAACCCACCGCAATAGCTCCCAAGCAAAGCTCAGGGCGTTGGGCCAGTTGGTACCGTTGCCAAAGACTAAAGGGGTTCATAAGGACAGTGACAGAGAGGAGGATGCGTCATTCCCAGCCAATTCAGAGTCAATGATAAATACATCTGACCCGACTGGGGAGAATTTCCCTATCAATCCATCTATTGGGCCGTTCGGGCAAGTGGGCTAGTATTACAAGCCCCTGCAATCTTAAAGGGGACTGTTTTTGTAAACTTACGTTTCTTATGAGGCTTTTGCACTTCGACATGGAGGTGCGGTCCCGTACTCCAGCCCGAATTACCGCTATAGCCAATCAGCTGTCCTGCCTTGACGCGGTCCCCTGACTTGATGGAGACTTTGCTGCGGAAGCCTTGCTGCAGATGCACATAGACAGAGCGATACCCTTCATCATGCTCAATCCAAACATAATTGAAGCGAGAAATATTTTCCTTGCCGCCCCCGGTATCGGGGTATTTATCCTGAACGGCAATCACCTTCCCTGCCCGCATGGCATAGACTGGGGTACCGATACTGGTAGCTAAATCATAGGCATATTCCATTCGGCCTCGGTGGGTTCTGCCCCGAATCCCTTGACTTAACCAGCCCTGACCATTGAGGGGATGACAAAATCCTTTGAGGGGGGAGTCTACGGAAGCTTGCTTAGCCAATGGTGCATCCACAAAGGCTGGATAGTAAATTTCGGAGGATGAAGGGGTAAACCGAGAGCCACCTGTGGCGGGTTCTCCACCGCCAATATCATTATGGGAAAATAGCGGCTCCTTGGGGCGACGCTGATCGGTTACTTCTGGTAGTTGAGCCATGACTTTGGGCAAGCTAGGGAGCAGCGTACTAGCGGTTAACACGCAGGTGGCAATCACATTGCGCCAACGTTGCTCATTTAGAGCTTGGCGGACTTGCTTGGGAGTAACCACTCCCTGCTGAACCAGAATTTCGCCCAGTCTTTGATGGCTAGTTCGTTGAGTGGCTAACGCATCACGCAATTGGGCTGAACTAATTAGCCCTTTTTGCAGTAGGACTTCACCCACTCTAATTTTGTCTTGATGGCGCCGCATGATCACTAATTGCTCCTAGGGGGGAATTCTTGCAGAGAGAGGACAAATAAGCTGATGAAATGGCGCAAACAGGTCCATTCCCGGTATTCAACCGAGTCCTTGACAATCTGAAGCCGTCGTTGAGTTAAGGGAACAGATGGGTATGATTGAAATTTTTCGCCGACAGAATAAAGCTAAAACTCTGAAATCATCCCTATACCTAGTTTTCCCTGATTTAGGTAAAAAGCGATCTCTTGTGCCAAAGAACTTTGACTCCAGGAGCTATGACCAGTAATGTTTTGACTGCAAGGGTATCTCAACATTGAATTAAACAGTTGGTCATAAACGGGTGATTTGCATAAAAAAGACATGATTCATCAATCGATGTTTAGGCTAAACCCATGGTTCGCCCATGGGTTACCTCCGTTGCCCAGAGTGCGGCAATGTTGCCAAATCGGAATCCTGAGTCTATTGACATTGGGACTATCACCAGCCCAAGCGTGTACCCATGCTTGGCAAGGGAAAGAATATACAGAACTTCCTGCTGAATTTTGCCCCGGCTATGCCGATGCTCTATTGGGGAAGCAAGGGCTATATGAATATGGCAGCGTCGTGTGCGATCGCAAAGAAGGATCGTACTTTTTCCTGCAGCGGCTTGTCCGCTACACCAAAAACCAAAAGGCCGTCTGGAAAATTGTCCAAATTAAACCCCTGTCAAAACTGCACCAGGATGAACTGGCCTTGAGTCAAGGCTGCCAGCAAACCGATCAGGACCGACAGGCCATTTTTGCCATTGTCCGAGAAGACTCAAAAGCGTTAACCACCCGAAGGGCTTGGGCTATCGACTTTTCTAACGAAGCCCTGATTAACCTCGATCCCACCACGGTAATCTGTCAAAGTAGCGATCCGCGCTTCGTCCCCTAGCTCCTCTTGGGGCTACTCAATGGTTTGACTGGTGACATCTACCGCCTGGACATCAATGGTGCCTGGCTCCGTGGGACGTTGAAAGTTAGCGTTTTCGACGACAACGGATTGGCCACAAAAGGGGCAGGTGGTCTGGGTGTTTTTAAGTCCCGTTAGCGGGTTGCCACAGGAGGGACAAGTTCCCTGGATTAAGTTGCGGCCCAACCACCAGCGCAGCCCCACAAATAGGACCACGGGTGTCACCAGGATTAAACCAAATAAGACCAGTAACGATTTGAGCACCCAGCCCAAGCCAATCGATCCGAACAAGACCACAACAATCGCAATGGTCAACCAAGACCGAATCACAGATAAGCCAGCAGAAAAACGCTGAGATTGATTCAGATTCACTAGGGGGCTCCTCAGCTTAAACTAGAGCTGCATTCACTTCCATAGTAGTCGGTTAACTCTCACCCTTGAAGGATGAGTCATTAAACGCAACGGACCCATTACGGGTTCTCGAATTATTTTCTAGAATGCAATGAGTTTTCCTATTTTTTAACCTTTTTCAAACCCATGGGCAGTTCTCCCAATTTTTTGAAGCGCTTAGCCCCTTGGATCATCTCCATGGGACTCAGCAGTGCCCTCGTCTTAGGGTTGGCCTGGCTATTTTTGAAACCAAAGTTGGAATCCACGGATCAGCCCTTGCCATCGCCACAGGTTTCAACCGTCAATTCCGCTCTGGTGGCGTTACGGCCTCTCCCTGCCCAACAGCGGATAGAGCCTCTTAAACAGCTGGCCCAGCAGGGCACTGCCCAAGAACAGAATCAGGCCCGGTATGTGTTAACTGCGGACTTGATTAACCTGGGCCAAGGGGCAGAAGCCCTGCAGTGGTTAGAGGGGCTGGAAGCGCGTTACCCTCTATTAGGGAGCCATATCGCCGTTCTCCAGGCTGAGGCCCAAACCCTAGCGGGGCAGACAGAGCAAGCCACCAAGACTTGGCAGCGCATTATTGCCGACTATCCCCAAGAACCCGCTGCAGCAGAAGCTTTATTTGTACTCGGCCAGCAACAGCCTGAACTCTGGCAGCAAGCCATCGCTGATTTTCCCGCCCATCCTAATACGGTGAAGATTGCTGTAGAGCAGTTAAAGAAAAAGCCCAAGCAGTTGCCTCTGCTGATGTTGATTGCGGAGCATGGCTTATTTTTAACCAATTACGGAGACTACTTAACCCAGCTGACGAAGGAATTCAAAGGCCAACTCAAACCCGCTGATTGGCAAATTATCGCCTTTGGATACTGGGAAAAACAACTGTATAAGGAGGGGGCACTGGCCTATGCCCAAGCCCCCCAGACTGCCCAAACGGCTTATCGAGGTGCACGGGGCTTGCAGCTCGGGGGAGAAAAGAAAAAAGCGATTGCCGCCTATCAAAAAATGATCGCCGCCTATCCCCAGGCCAAAGAAACGCCCCTGGCCTTGAGCAAGCTCGCTAGCTTAGAGAAAGATTTGAGCAAAGCAGCCCAACACTATGATCGGGCCTTTCAGCTGAGTCAAGACCAGCAGCCCACCTTAGCCGCCCAAATCCTCGGGGAGCGAATTCAGCGGTTAGAGAAGGCCAAACAGCCGTCTTCCACCTTTGAGAAAACGTTGCTGCAACAGTTTTCCGCTTCCAACGATGCAGCGGCCCTACGGTGGCAGCAGGCAGAGCGGCAGCGGAAGGCAGGGGATCTGGCTGGTGCCCGCAAGTTGGCCTTGGACATCCAAGCGCAAAATCCCAATAGCCCCCAGGCCGCAACTGCCGTGTTCTGGGCCGGGAAATGGGCCTCCACCGCAGAGGATCGGCAAGCAGCCTTTCAAACCCTCTGGCAGACCTATCCTGACTCCTACTATGCCTGGCGAGCAGCGGTACTATCGGGCTGGAACGTCGGCGATTTTACGTCGATTCGCTCCTTCCAACCCCAAATTCGGTTTCCCAGTACGCAGCTGCCCTTGGCTACCGGCTCTCCTGCCCTAAAAGAGCTATACCAGCTCGGACAGAGCAAAACCGCCTGGGCTCGCTGGCAATGGGAGTTTCGCAATCGCCAGCAGCCCAGCTTATCAGAGCAGCTCACGGATGGATTATTGCGCCTCGGGGTGCAGGAATACCTAGACGGCATTTATATGCTGGCCAATCTGGAAACTCGGGCACGGGAGGAAAACGATCCCGAAAAGCTGGTCGAAAAGTGGCAAGATCATCTGGGCTTTGAACAGGCCCTGTTTCCCTTGGCCTACTTCACCCCCATTCGCAAATGGTCCAACCAGCGCAATCTGAATCCATTGCTGGTGCTGAGCCTGATGCGGCAGGAATCTCGGTTCCAGCCCAAAATCCGCTCCGTCGCGGGAGCCGTAGGGCTGATGCAGGTGCTGCCAGAAACCGCTGAATGGGTGAGTGAAAAAGCAGGTCTCAAAGACTATCAAATCGACGGCATTGATGACAACATCAATCTCGGCACCTGGTACCTGGACTATACCCATCGCAACTACAACGACAATTCCATGCTTGCGATCGCAAGCTACAATGCTGGCCCTGGTAATGTAGATCGATGGGTTAAACAGACTTCAGTGACGGATGTCGATGTGTTTGTCGAAGAGATTCCTTTCCCAGAGACGAAAAACTATGTCAAATCCGTCTCTGAGAACTATTGGAATTATCTCAGGCTCTACAATCCCCAAATCCAACAGCTGATGCGAGAGCAGGCCCAGTAGGTCTGCCTTGGCAGGCTGGCGCTGACGATGCCGTGACTAGGCCCGTCTGTTCTGTTGTCTGCGAGCCGTGATGGCTCGATGGGTTAGTTGTTCAACCGAAGATAGCCCCGCATGCCTGCCCGCAAAGGACTCTGACCATCACGATCTTGGCGATTAACGGAAGATAGCCGGGTATTGGCGTTTTTACGCGCCCAGACCACTAAATCTTCCCCATCCACCCGGATGGTGCCTCCTAAAATCTTGATGGCTAGTTGGCCGTTCTCACATTCCATATTGCGGAGGGCATGCCATTTTTCTCGATGGCTGGTGGGACCATGCCCCCAGATCATCAAGTCCAAAGGAATACCGGACCGGACGCTATAGCCCCGCCCCCAGCACACCCGCCACAGTTCTCGGGCCGTCGTGCATTGCATTTCATAGTCGTTGGAAGGTGCACAATAGCGATAAATATAGCAATCGCTCATATCGCTTTTGGCCAGGGGATAAAAGCTCTGATCCATCATGGCGTCATGGAGCACACCCCAATAGGCCGATACGGGACGAATTTTCGCCGAGATAGGAGCTTGCTTGAGGTTCGCCGTCGAAATCACGCCTTCTTTATTGTCAATTAGCTGCATACTATCGAACAACGGCTCAGTACGCAGATTAGCGTTGGACAATAAAACAGGCCGACCTTGAACAAACCCTTCTACAAAGGTTTGAATGAGTTCACTATCTGAAAGTGAGTCATCAGAGTTGTGAGAGGACATGGCTAAATTCGGTTGGGTAAGGACCATGATGTTGCACCTGCTGTTGAGTCGTTCGTAGCGAAAAAAGTATGAACAGTACGTTCAAATAAAAGCACTGTCATCAGTGAATACCCCCAGCAGAGATTTAAATATAACATCGGCATATTAAGACCCGCACTAATAATCTTGACCTTTGTCAGAAAATATTCAAAAAAATTGGATCTGTGATGGGGCAGAAAGGCTTGCTCCATCAGCAACAGCTCCCTAAACACCGACCACAACCTCTAACATCTATTAGGATTGAAAATGACTGATTCATCATCGAAAGTTCAGCCTTCAGTCCGCCCAGATCAATCATCTTGGGTCCGAGGTCTAACCCCTTTTCGATATCGGGTCAGCGATAAACCTATGTAACGATAGCTGCAACGGAGTGTTCATGCTTAACGTATCGTTTACCTACGACCAGCAAAATTAAGCTCTAAGCGCTTCTTCTCCAGACCCCCGTTCCCTGCCTTAGATCACTCCAGATAAATACAAACCCATGGGTTCAGATAGCATTCGAATTTATACCTTGGCACGGGAGCTGCAGCTAAGCTCCAAAGAAGTGCTTGCCCTCAGCCATCGCTTACACATCGAAGCCACCACCCCCAGCAGCTCGGTCAGTCAGGCAGAGGCGGATCGAATTATGGCAGCGGTGCAAACCAATGGTGCAGCTCCTGCGCCTACCCCACCACCCCAAAAAACTGCAGCATCTCCGCCCGAGATTAATCTGCAGGACCCAGCCTATTACCTCAATCGTGAAATTAGCTGGCTGAAGTTTAATCAACGGGTTTTGCATGAAGCCTTTGATGAGCGCACATTGCTGTTGGAGCGGCTCAAGTTTATGGCTATTTATAGCTCGAACTTGGATGAGTACTTTATGGTGCGCGTCTCGGGCTTAAAGCAGCAAATTGCCGCTCAGGTCACCCAGCGTTCTCTTGATGGATTAACGGCCCAAGCGCAACTCGATGCCATTCACCGGGAGTTGAAACCTGAAATTCAACAACAACATCAATACTTCACGGAATTCCTTAAACCTGAGCTGGCGAAAGAGAATATTTGCCTGCTCGACTACGACAATCTCAATCCGCAACAAGTTGCCTTTCTCCATCAGTATTTTCTAGATCAGATCTTTCCGGTCTTAACGCCATTGGCCGTAGACCCTGGTCATCCATTTCCCTATATCTCCAATCTCAGTCTGAATTTAGCGGTGCTGGTCAAAGACACCCAAACGGGTGATGGACATTTCGCCCGCGTTAAAGTGCCGAGTATGCTGCCCCGGTTTATTGAATTACCGGAGAACAGTTGCGATTGTTCGACCTGCCGCTGGAGTGGCGTCCCCATTGAACAGGTGATTGCCCAAAACCTAGAATTTCTATTTCCAGGCATGACCATTCAGGCCTGTTACCCATTTCGGATTACCCGGAATGCCGATCTAGAGCTGGAAGAAGATGAGGCGGATGATTTACTCCTGGCCATTGAGGAAGAACTGCGCAAACGCCGCTTTGGGTCGGTGGTGCGGATGGAGATTCAAACCGGAACACCAGACTTTATTTGTCAGACCCTGATGCGGGAACTGGAGCTGGATGAAAGCGATGTCTATCATATCGAGGGGCTACTCGGCCTAAGTGATCTGATGGGGCTGGCCTTTCTCCCCTTCCCCCATCTGCAGCAGGCGCCCTGGACTCCCATTGTGCCCTCGCGATTACGCAAGGTGGAACAGTTAGAGATGCCTGTGGTCGCCGCCAATGGGCATCCAGACAAAGCTATCAAGG
The genomic region above belongs to Acaryochloris sp. CCMEE 5410 and contains:
- a CDS encoding glycosyltransferase family 1 protein, yielding MRIAFFTETFLPKVDGIVTRLCHTVAHLQQDGHQVLVFSPDGGITEYKGAQVHGVSAFPLPLYPELKLALPRPSIGDALTRFQPDLVHVVNPAVLGLAGLFFSKMHHIPLVASYHTHLPHYLKYYGLGMFEGVLWEMLKAGHNQALLNLCTSNAMVEELGEQGIERLALWQRGVDIDTFQPELASADMRMLLSQGNPDAPLLLYVGRLSAEKEIDRIKLILDAMPSARLALVGDGPYRQDLEKHFAGTKTYFAGYMSGTTLASAFASADCFMFPSRTETLGLVLLEAMAAGCPVVAARSGGITDIVEDEANGYLFDPTSDQDFIQATQRLLANSEERETIRRNARAEAERWGWAAATRQLEGYYQTVLEKQSTSAVTRTPSSATVSSK
- a CDS encoding aminopeptidase P family protein, which translates into the protein MLTPTDQSCLRHRRHQLGQQFQGKALFWSGVAPPRNFAANQFPFRASSHFLYLAGLPLQNAVIGLEAGQLTLFWDEPHPDAALWHGPSLSRAEIADQIGAETHLPLSAVSSWASHAATLPVPSSATHQQQIEWLGRPIPPIQESQDQEGNRDYHLANALIQLRLQQDEFALAQLQQAADITVAAHLHGMRSTLNHASEAAIRAEIEFVMMAHQCSTAYASIVTVHGEVLHNDAYPHALAPGELLLVDAGAETPLGWAADVTRTWPVSGQFSATQRDLYDLVLAAHDACIAAIRPGVEFRDLHLLAAQTIASGLVEIGILKGQPEALVDRDAHALFFPHGIGHLLGLDVHDMEDLGDLAGYAPGRQRCDRRGLRYLRLDRPLRPQMLVTIEPGFYQIPALLQNPNLRQQYRDCVNWDRLAQFEDVRGIRIEDDVLVTAEGCQVLTSALPTQAAEVEACVQGLTA
- a CDS encoding HpsJ family protein, which produces MAKQQPAPSTPAPPSKNQWLSTFVLRIAGYGLLLLTLVDTLALLIPPQLQDPAWELETIGSLVERSPVPLIGFALVISGGRRFRQSLDRFCFQVIPALAIIIGVIYCLMIPLGISDSLRLGRQNQTTSAALVKQAADIKNLEQRLSEAPAAEVAEWAQKFQPQLTEGRDQETIKAGVLGQLKSNLASLQSQINRASGQPAQLFKQTIKWLVGALIAGLSFLYIGNTARKFPNVRTR
- the crtA gene encoding cyanoexosortase A, with the translated sequence MNPFSLWQRYQLAQRPELCLGAIAVGLALLNLSLAWIHTRNADLVAIMGLCWAIVSYSVWTRRQGLPLRSEPYSTAAGCLLIAWAWYKSWVMPDYDPFVRIQPFLFCLGLGLLASSAKRLGTYRRELGVLLVLALPEGILAQWTDQIINISEVAAQSTTAMLWYVGVEVKRQGVFVLLPGGGIEVYRGCSGLKAMLELLRLSLIFLVMVPTRGWEKLVVPCVGVGLAYGVNVIRLSVMTLLAASDYQEAFHYWHEGEGSNLFPVLAMLIFAGFCVFLLHRKDTPKTGSTSSTPATLPRWRLLTVAPVLAGAVVVQAGILWKAMTLDRQPFQFPQQVPLKQATLNRSQARPGQQGNAYSEILAQHQYQYLVQGLDLQIDMSYVTGTTGDLLRFLENYPIADQALQPLPQLQVRQQGANYYAVYTHGDRAYLSACLDPGGLGTVEEGHFIHNWNSHWYLLGRDYIDDRCLWMHLSMPLNQQPPQQVFSILESNWLSWHEWWRNRMPNLSL
- a CDS encoding M23 family metallopeptidase: MRRHQDKIRVGEVLLQKGLISSAQLRDALATQRTSHQRLGEILVQQGVVTPKQVRQALNEQRWRNVIATCVLTASTLLPSLPKVMAQLPEVTDQRRPKEPLFSHNDIGGGEPATGGSRFTPSSSEIYYPAFVDAPLAKQASVDSPLKGFCHPLNGQGWLSQGIRGRTHRGRMEYAYDLATSIGTPVYAMRAGKVIAVQDKYPDTGGGKENISRFNYVWIEHDEGYRSVYVHLQQGFRSKVSIKSGDRVKAGQLIGYSGNSGWSTGPHLHVEVQKPHKKRKFTKTVPFKIAGACNTSPLARTAQ
- a CDS encoding transglycosylase SLT domain-containing protein, translating into MGSSPNFLKRLAPWIISMGLSSALVLGLAWLFLKPKLESTDQPLPSPQVSTVNSALVALRPLPAQQRIEPLKQLAQQGTAQEQNQARYVLTADLINLGQGAEALQWLEGLEARYPLLGSHIAVLQAEAQTLAGQTEQATKTWQRIIADYPQEPAAAEALFVLGQQQPELWQQAIADFPAHPNTVKIAVEQLKKKPKQLPLLMLIAEHGLFLTNYGDYLTQLTKEFKGQLKPADWQIIAFGYWEKQLYKEGALAYAQAPQTAQTAYRGARGLQLGGEKKKAIAAYQKMIAAYPQAKETPLALSKLASLEKDLSKAAQHYDRAFQLSQDQQPTLAAQILGERIQRLEKAKQPSSTFEKTLLQQFSASNDAAALRWQQAERQRKAGDLAGARKLALDIQAQNPNSPQAATAVFWAGKWASTAEDRQAAFQTLWQTYPDSYYAWRAAVLSGWNVGDFTSIRSFQPQIRFPSTQLPLATGSPALKELYQLGQSKTAWARWQWEFRNRQQPSLSEQLTDGLLRLGVQEYLDGIYMLANLETRAREENDPEKLVEKWQDHLGFEQALFPLAYFTPIRKWSNQRNLNPLLVLSLMRQESRFQPKIRSVAGAVGLMQVLPETAEWVSEKAGLKDYQIDGIDDNINLGTWYLDYTHRNYNDNSMLAIASYNAGPGNVDRWVKQTSVTDVDVFVEEIPFPETKNYVKSVSENYWNYLRLYNPQIQQLMREQAQ